The Heterodontus francisci isolate sHetFra1 chromosome 43, sHetFra1.hap1, whole genome shotgun sequence genome window below encodes:
- the LOC137355633 gene encoding keratin-associated protein 9-7-like, whose translation TTQCDTTRCYATQCDTTQCDTTQCDTVRCETTQCDTTQCDATQCDTTQCDTTQCDTTQCDTTQCDTTQCDTTQCDTTQCDTTQCDTTQCDTVRCDATQCDTTRCDMTQCDTTQCDTTQCDTTQCDTTQCDMTQCDTTQCDTTQCDTTQCDTTQCDTTQCDTTQCDTTQCDTTQCDTTQCDTTQCDTTQCDMTQCHTIRRDTTQCDTTQCDTTQCDTTQCDTTQCDTTQCDTTQCDMTQCDTIRRDMTQCDTTQCDTTQCDTTQCDTTQCDTIRRDMTQCDTTQCDTTQCDTTQCDTTQC comes from the coding sequence acgacacaatgtgatacgacacgatGTTatgcgacacaatgtgatacgacacaatgtgatacgacacaatgtgatacggtgCGATGTgagacgacacaatgtgatacgacacaatgtgatgcgacacaatgtgatacgacacaatgtgatacgacacaatgtgatacgacacaatgtgatacgacacaatgtgatacgactcaatgtgatacgacacaatgtgatacgactcaatgtgatacgacacaatgtgatacgacacaatgtgatacggtgCGATGTGatgcgacacaatgtgatacgacacgatgtgatatgacacaatgtgatacgacacaatgtgatacgactcaatgtgatacgacacaatgtgatacgactcaatgtgatatgacacaatgtgatacgacacaatgtgatacgacacaatgtgatacgacacaatgtgatacgactcaatgtgatacgacacaatgtgatacgactcaatgtgatacgacacaatgtgatacgacacaatgtgatacgacacaatgtgatacgactcaatgtgatacgacacaatgtgatatgacacaatgtcatacgatacgacgtgatacgacacaatgtgatacgacacaatgtgatacgacacaatgtgatacgacacaatgtgatacgacacaatgtgatacgactcaatgtgatacgacacaatgtgatatgacacaatgtgatacgatacgacgtgatatgactcaatgtgatacgacacaatgtgatacgactcaatgtgatacgacacaatgtgatacgacacaatgtgatacgatacgacgtgatatgactcaatgtgatacgacacaatgtgatacgactcaatgtgatacgacacaatgtgatacgacacaatgt
- the LOC137355801 gene encoding keratin-associated protein 4-4-like → CDTTQCDTTQCDTIRRDMTQCDTTQCDTTQCDTIRRDTTQCDTTQCDTMRHDTTQCYTTQCDTTQCDTIRRDMTQCDTTQCDMTQCDTTQCDTTQCDTTQCDTTQCYTTQCDTTQCDTTQCDTMRRDTAQCDTTQCDTTQCDTTQCDTTQCDTTQCYTTQCDTTQCDTTQCDMTQCDMTQCDTTQCDTIRRDTAQCDTTQCDTTQCDTTQCDTTQCYTTQCDTTQCDTTQCDTTQCYTTQCDPTQCDTTQCDTTQCYTTQCDTTQCDTTQCDTTQCDTTQCDMTQCDTTQCDTTQCDTIRRDTAQCDTTQCDT, encoded by the coding sequence tgtgatacgacacaatgtgatacgacacaatgtgatacgatacgacgtgatatgactcaatgtgatacgacacaatgtgatacgacacaatgtgatacgatacgacgtgatacgacacaatgtgatacgacacaatgtgatacgatgcgacatgatacgacacaatgttatacaactcaatgtgatacgacacaatgtgatacgatacgacgtgatatgacacaatgtgatacgacacaatgtgatatgacacaatgtgatacgacacaatgtgatacgactcaatgtgatacgacacaatgtgatacgacacaatgttatacgactcaatgtgatacgacacaatgtgatacgacacaatgtgatacgatgcGACGTGATAcggcacaatgtgatacgacacaatgtgatacgacacaatgtgatacgactcaatgtgatacgactcaatgtgatacgacacaatgttatacgactcaatgtgatacgacacaatgtgatacgacacaatgtgatatgacacagtgtgatatgacacaatgtgatacgacacaatgtgatacgatacgacgtgatacggcacaatgtgatacgacacaatgtgatacgacacaatgtgatacgacacaatgtgatacgacacaatgttatacgactcaatgtgatacgacacaatgtgatacgacacaatgtgatacgacacaatgttatacgactcaatgtgatccgacacaatgtgatacgacacaatgtgatacgacacaatgttatacgactcaatgtgatacgacacaatgtgatacgacacaatgtgatacgacacaatgtgatacgacacagtgtgatatgacacaatgtgatacgacacaatgtgatacgacacaatgtgatacgatacgacgtgatacggcacaatgtgatacgacacaatgtgatacg
- the LOC137355634 gene encoding mucin-22-like, with product CDTTQCDTTQCDTTQCDTTQCYTTQCDTTQCDTTQCDTMRHDTTQCYTTQCDTTQCDTIRRDTTQCDTTQCDMTQCDTTQCDTTQCDTTQCDTTQCYTTQCDTTQCDTTQCDMTQCDMTQCDTTQCDTIRRDTAQCDTTQCDTTQCDTTQCDTTQCDTTQCYTTQCDTTQCDTTQCDTTQCYTTQCDPTQCDTTQCDTTQCYTTQCDTTQCDTTQCDTTQCDTTQCDMTQCDTTQCDTTQCDTIRRDTAQCDTTQCDTTQRDTTQCDTTQCYTTQCDTAQCDTTQCDTTQCDTTQCDTTQCDTTECDTTQCDTIQCDMTQCDTTQCDTLRCDTTQCDMTQCNTVRCETTQCDTTQCDTIQCDTIRRDTTQCDTTQCDTIKCDTIRRDTTQCDTTQCDTTQCDTTRCDMTRCDATRCDTTQCDTTQCDTTQCDTTQCDTTECDTTQCDTIQCDMTQCDTTQCDTTQCDTIQCDTTQCDTTQCDTTQCDMTQCDTTQCDTTQCDTIQCDTIRCDTIRCDTTRGDTTQCDTTQCDMTRCDTTQCDTTQCDTTQCDTTQCDMTQCDTTQCDTTQCDTTQCDMTQCDTTQCDTTQCDTTQCDTTQCYTTQCDMTRCDTTQCDATQCDTTQCDTTQCDTTQCDMTQCDTTQCDTTRCDTTQCDMTRCDATQCDTTQCDMTQCDTTQCDMTQCDTTQCDTCDVILAM from the coding sequence tgtgatacgacacaatgtgatacgactcaatgtgatacgacacaatgtgatacgacacaatgttatacgactcaatgtgatacgacacaatgtgatacgacacaatgtgatacgatgcgacatgatacgacacaatgttatacgactcaatgtgatacgacacaatgtgatacgatacgacgtgatacgacacaatgtgatacgacacaatgtgatatgacacaatgtgatacgacacaatgtgatacgactcaatgtgatacgactcaatgtgatacgacacaatgttatacgactcaatgtgatacgacacaatgtgatacgacacaatgtgatatgacacagtgtgatatgacacaatgtgatacgacacaatgtgatacgatacgacgtgatacggcacaatgtgatacgacacaatgtgatacgacacaatgtgatacgacacaatgtgatacgacacaatgtgatacgacacaatgttatacgactcaatgtgatacgacacaatgtgatacgacacaatgtgatacgacacaatgttatacgactcaatgtgatccgacacaatgtgatacgacacaatgtgatacgacacaatgttatacgactcaatgtgatacgacacaatgtgatacgacacaatgtgatacgacacaatgtgatacgacacagtgtgatatgacacaatgtgatacgacacaatgtgatacgacacaatgtgatacgatacgacgtgatacggcacaatgtgatacgacacaatgtgatacgacacaacgtgatacgacacaatgtgatacgacacaatgttatacgactcaatgtgatacggcacaatgtgatacgacacaatgtgatacgacacaatgtgatacgactcaatgtgatacgactcaatgtgatacgacagaatgtgatacgacacaatgtgatacgatacaATGTGATATGACTCAATGTGATACAACACAATGTGATACGTTgcgatgtgatacgacacaatgtgatatgacACAATGTAATACGGTGCGATGTgagacgacacaatgtgatacgacacaatgtgatacgatacaatgtgatacgatacgacgtgatacgacacaatgtgatacgacacaatgtgatacgataaaatgtgatacgatacgacgtgatacgacacaatgtgatacgacacaatgtgatacgacacaatgtgatacgacacgatGTGATATGACACGATGTGATGCGACacgatgtgatacgacacaatgtgatacgacacagtgTGATACGACACAGTGTGatacgactcaatgtgatacgacagaatgtgatacgacacaatgtgatacgatacaATGTGATAtgactcaatgtgatacgacacaatgtgatacgacacaatgtgatacgatacaatgtgatacgacacaatgtgatacgacacaatgtgatacgacacaatgtgatatgacacaatgtgatacgacacaatgtgatacgacacaatgtgatacgatacaATGTGATACGATACGATGTGATACGATACGATGTGATACGACACgaggtgatacgacacaatgtgatacgacacagtgtgatatgacacgatgtgatacgacacaatgtgatacgacacagtgtgatacgacacaatgtgatacgacacaatgtgatatgacacaatgtgatacgacacaatgtgatacgacacaatgtgatacgacacaatgtgatatgacacaatgtgatacgacacaatgtgatacgacacaatgtgatacgactcaatgtgatacgacacaatgttatacgacacaatgtgatatgacacgctgtgatacgacacaatgtgatgcgacacaatgtgatacgacacaatgtgatacgacacaatgtgatacgacacaatgtgatatgacacaatgtgatacgacacaatgtgatacgacacgatgtgatacgacacaatgtgatatgacACGATGTGatgcgacacaatgtgatacgacacaatgtgatatgactcaatgtgatacgacacaatgtgatatgacacaatgtgatacgacacaatgtgatacgtgtGATGTGATACTTgcgatgtga
- the LOC137355806 gene encoding keratin-associated protein 9-7-like, whose product TQCDTTQCDTIRRDTTQCDTTQCDTMRHDTTQCYTTQCDTTQCDTIRRDTTQCDTTQCDMTQCDTTQCDTTQCDTTQCDTTQCYTTQCDTTQCDTTQCDTMRHDTTQCYTTQCDTTQCDTIRRDTTQCDTTQCDMTQCDTTQCDTTQCDTTQCDTTQCDTTQCDMTQCDTTQCDTIRRDTAQCDTTQCDTTQCDTTQCDTTQCDTTQCDTTQCDTTQCDTTQCDTTQCDTTQCDTTQCYTTQCDTTQCDTTQCDTTQCDTTQCDTTQCDTTQCDMTQCDTIRRDMTQCDTTQCDT is encoded by the coding sequence acacaatgtgatacgacacaatgtgatacgatacgacgtgatacgacacaatgtgatacgacacaatgtgatacgatgcgacatgatacgacacaatgttatacgactcaatgtgatacgacacaatgtgatacgatacgacgtgatacgacacaatgtgatacgacacaatgtgatatgacacaatgtgatacgacacaatgtgatacgactcaatgtgatacgacacaatgtgatacgacacaatgttatacgactcaatgtgatacgacacaatgtgatacgacacaatgtgatacgatgcgacatgatacgacacaatgttatacgactcaatgtgatacgacacaatgtgatacgatacgacgtgatacgacacaatgtgatacgacacaatgtgatatgacacaatgtgatacgacacaatgtgatacgactcaatgtgatacgacacaatgtgatacgacacaatgtgatacgacacagtgtgatatgacacaatgtgatacgacacaatgtgatacgatacgacgtgatacggcacaatgtgatacgacacaatgtgatacgacacaatgtgatacgacacaatgtgatacgacacaatgtgatacgactcaatgtgatacgacacaatgtgatacgacacaatgtgatacgactcaatgtgatacgacacaatgtgatacgacacaatgtgatacgacacaatgttatacgactcaatgtgatacgacacaatgtgatacgacacaatgtgatacgacacaatgtgatacgacacaatgtgatacgactcaatgtgatacgacacaatgtgatatgacacaatgtgatacgatacgacgtgatatgactcaatgtgatacgacacaatgtgatacg
- the LOC137355630 gene encoding keratin-associated protein 9-7-like: MTQCDTTQCDTTQCDTTQCDTTQCYTTQCDTKQCDTTKCDTTQCDTTQCDTTQCDMTQCDTTQCYTTQCDTTQCYTKQCDTTQCDTKQCDTTQCDRIQCDTIRRDTTQCDTTQCDTTQCDTTQCYTTQCDTKQCDTTQCDTIQCDTIRRDTTQCDTTQCDMTQCDTTQCDTTQCDTTQCDTTQCYTTQCDTTHCDKTQCDTIQCDTTQCDTTQCYTTQCDTKQCDTTQCDTIQCDTIRRDTTQCDTTQCDTIRRDTTQCDTIRRDTTQCYTTQCDTIRRDTTQCDTTQCDTIRRDTTQCYTTQCDTTQCDTTQCDMTQCDTTQCDTTQCDM, encoded by the coding sequence atgactcaatgtgatacgacacaatgtgatacgacacaatgtgatacgacacaatgtgatacgacacaatgttatACAACTCAATGTGATACGAAACAATGTGATACGAcaaaatgtgatacgacacaatgtgatacgacacaatgtgatacgacacaatgtgatatgacacaatgtgatacgacacaatgttatacgacacaatgtgatacgacacaatgttatacgaaacaatgtgatacgacacaatgtgatacgaaacaatgtgatacgacacaatgtgataggatacaatgtgatacgatacgacgtgatacgacacagtgtgatacgacacaatgtgatacgacacaatgtgatacgacacaatgttatacgactcaatgtgatacgaaacaatgtgatacgacacaatgtgatacgatacaatgtgatacgatacgacgtgatacgacacagtgtgatacgacacaatgtgatatgactcaatgtgatacgacacaatgtgatacgacacaatgtgatacgacacaatgtgatacgacacaatgttatacgactcaatgtgatacgacacattgTGAtaagacacaatgtgatacgatacaatgtgatacgacacaatgtgatacgacacaatgttatacgactcaatgtgatacgaaacaatgtgatacgacacaatgtgatacgatacaatgtgatacgatacgacgtgatacgacacagtgtgatacgacacaatgtgatacgatacgacgtgatacgacacaatgtgatacgatacgacgtgatacgacacaatgttatacgacacaatgtgatacgatacgacgtgatacgacacaatgtgatacgacacaatgtgatacgatacgacgtgatacgacacaatgttatacgactcaatgtgatacgacacaatgtgatacgacacaatgtgatatgacacaatgtgatacgacacaatgtgatacgacacaatgtgatatg
- the LOC137355804 gene encoding keratin-associated protein 9-7-like, with the protein TQCDTTQCDTMRHDTTQCYTTQCDTTQCDTIRRDTTQCDTTQCDMTQCDTTQCDTTQCDTTQCDTTQCYTTQCDTTQCDTTQCDTMRHDTTQCYTTQCDTTQCDTIRRDTTQCDTTQCDMTQCDTTQCDTTQCDTTQCDTTQCDTTQCAMTQCDTTQCDTIRRDTAQCDTTQCDTTQCDTTQCDTTQCDTTQCDTTQCDTTQCDTTQCYTTQCDTTQCDTTQCDTTQCYTTQCDTTQCDTTQCDTTQCDTTQCDTTQCDTTQCDMTQCDTIRRDMTQCDTTQCDTTQCDTTQCDTTQC; encoded by the coding sequence acacaatgtgatacgacacaatgtgatacgatgcgacatgatacgacacaatgttatacgactcaatgtgatacgacacaatgtgatacgatacgacgtgatacgacacaatgtgatacgacacaatgtgatatgacacaatgtgatacgacacaatgtgatacgactcaatgtgatacgacacaatgtgatacgacacaatgttatacgactcaatgtgatacgacacaatgtgatacgacacaatgtgatacgatgcgacatgatacgacacaatgttatacgactcaatgtgatacgacacaatgtgatacgatacgacgtgatacgacacaatgtgatacgacacaatgtgatatgacacaatgtgatacgacacaatgtgatacgactcaatgtgatacgacacaatgtgatacgacacaatgtgatacgacacagtgTGCtatgacacaatgtgatacgacacaatgtgatacgatacgacgtgatacggcacaatgtgatacgacacaatgtgatacgacacaatgtgatacgacacaatgtgatacgacacaatgtgatacgactcaatgtgatacgacacaatgtgatacgacacaatgtgatacgacacaatgttatacgactcaatgtgatacgacacaatgtgatacgacacaatgtgatacgacacaatgttatacgactcaatgtgatacgacacaatgtgatacgacacaatgtgatacgacacaatgtgatacgacacaatgtgatacgactcaatgtgatacgacacaatgtgatatgacacaatgtgatacgatacgacgtgatatgactcaatgtgatacgacacaatgtgatacgactcaatgtgatacgacacaatgtgatacgacacaatgt
- the LOC137355632 gene encoding keratin-associated protein 16-1-like, which yields TQCDTTQCDTIRRDTTQCDTIRRDTTQCDTTQCDTTQCDTTQCDTTQCDMTQCDTIRRDTTQCDTTQCDTTQCDMTQCDTTQCDTTQCDMTQCDTTQCDTTQCDTTQCDTIRCDTTQCDTTQCDTTQCDTIRCDTTQCDTTQCDTMRHDTTQCYTTQCDTTQCDTIRRDTTQCDTTQSDMTQCDTTQCDTTQCDMTQCDTTQSYTTQCDTTQCDTSQCDTTQCDMTQCDMTQCDTTQCDTTQCDTTQCYTTQCDTTQCDTTQCDTTQCDTTQYDTTQCDTTQCDTTQCYTTQCDTTQCETTQCDTTQCDMTQCDTTQCDTTQCDTTQCDTTQCYTTQCDTTQCDTTQCDTTQCDTIQCDMIRRDTTQCDTTQCDTTQCDTTQCDTTQCDTTQCYTTQCDTIQCDTIRCDTIRCDTTRCDMTQCDTTQCDTTQCDMTQCDTTQCDTIQCDTIRCDTIRCDTTRCDTTQCDTTQCDMTRCDTTQCDTTQCDTTQCDMTQCDTTQCDTTQCDTTQCDMTQCDTTQCDTTQCDTIQCDTIRCDTIRCDMTRCDTTQCDTTQCDMTRCDTTQCDTTQCDTTQCDTTQCDTTQCDTTQCDTTQCDTTQCDMTQCDTTQCDTTQCDT from the coding sequence acacaatgtgatacgacacaatgtgatacgatacgacgtgatacaacacaatgtgatacgatacgacgtgatacgacacaatgtgatacgacacaatgtgatacgacacaatgtgatacgacacaatgtgatacgacacaatgtgatatgacacaatgtgatacgatacgacgtgatacgacacaatgtgatacgacacaatgtgatacgacacaatgtgatatgactcaatgtgatacgacacaatgtgatacgacacaatgtgatatgactcaatgtgatacgacacaatgtgatacgacacaatgtgatacgacacaatgtgatacgatacgatgtgatacgactcaatgtgatacgacacaatgtgatacgacacaatgtgatacgatacgatgtgatacgactcaatgtgatacgacacaatgtgatacgatgcgacatgatacgacacaatgttatacgactcaatgtgatacgacacaatgtgatacgatacgacgtgatacgacacaatgtgatacgacacaaagtgatatgacacaatgtgatacgacacaatgtgatacgacacaatgtgatatgacacaatgtgatacgacacaatcttatacgactcaatgtgatacgacacaatgtgatacgtcacaatgtgatacgacacaatgtgatatgacacaatgtgatatgacacaatgtgatacgactcaatgtgatacgacacaatgtgatacgacacaatgttatacgactcaatgtgatacgacacaatgtgatacgacacaatgtgatacgacacaatgtgatacgacacaatatgatacgactcaatgtgatacgacacaatgtgatacgacacaatgttatacgactcaatgtgatacgacacaatgtgaaacgacacaatgtgatacgacacagtgTGATAtgactcaatgtgatacgacacaatgtgatacgactcaatgtgatacgacacaatgtgatacgacacaatgttatacgactcaatgtgatacgactcaatgtgatacgacacaatgtgatacgacacaatgtgatacgatacaATGTGATATGATACgacgtgatacgacacaatgtgatacgacacaatgtgatacgacacaatgtgatacgacacaatgtgatacgactcaatgtgatacgacacaatgttatacgacacaatgtgatacgatacaATGTGATACGATACGATGTGATACGATACGATGTGATACGACACGATGTGATAtgactcaatgtgatacgacacaatgtgatacgacacaatgtgatatgacacaatgtgatacgacacaatgtgatacgatacaATGTGATACGATACGATGTGATACGATACGATGTGATACGACacgatgtgatacgacacaatgtgatacgacacagtgtgatatgacacgatgtgatacgacacaatgtgatacgacacagtgtgatacgacacaatgtgatatgacacaatgtgatacgacacaatgtgatacgacacaatgtgatacgacacaatgtgatatgacacaatgtgatacgacacaatgtgatacgacacaatgtgatacgatacaATGTGATACGATACGATGTGATACGATACGATGTGATATGACacgatgtgatacgacacaatgtgatacgacacagtgtgatatgacacgatgtgatacgacacaatgtgatacgacacagtgtgatacgacacaatgtgatacgacacaatgtgatacgacacaatgtgatacgacacaatgtgatacgacacaatgtgatacgacacaatgtgatatgacacaatgtgatacgacacaatgtgatacgacacaatgtgatacg
- the LOC137355635 gene encoding keratin-associated protein 9-7-like — protein sequence LRCDTTQCDTTRCYATQCDTTQCDTTQCDTVRCETTQCDTTQCDATQCDTTQCDMTQCDTTQCDTTQCDTTQCDTTQCDTTQCDTTQCDTTQCDTTQCDTVRCDATQCDTTRCDMTQCDTTQCDTTQCDTTQCDTTQCDMTQCDTTQCDTTQCDTTQCDTTQCDTTQCDTTQCDTTQCDTTQCDTTQCDTTQCDTTQCDTTQCDMTQCHTIRRDTTQCDTTQCDTTQCDTTQCDTTQCDTTQCDTTQCDMTQCDTIRRDMTQCDTTQCDTTQCDTTQCDTTQCDTIRRDMTQCDTTQCDTTQCDTTQCDTTQC from the coding sequence TTgcgatgtgatacgacacaatgtgatacgacacgatGTTatgcgacacaatgtgatacgacacaatgtgatacgacacaatgtgatacggtgCGATGTgagacgacacaatgtgatacgacacaatgtgatgcgacacaatgtgatacgacacaatgtgatatgacacaatgtgatacgacacaatgtgatacgacacaatgtgatacgacacaatgtgatacgactcaatgtgatacgacacaatgtgatacgactcaatgtgatacgacacaatgtgatacgacacaatgtgatacggtgCGATGTGatgcgacacaatgtgatacgacacgatgtgatatgacacaatgtgatacgacacaatgtgatacgactcaatgtgatacgacacaatgtgatacgactcaatgtgatatgacacaatgtgatacgacacaatgtgatacgacacaatgtgatacgacacaatgtgatacgactcaatgtgatacgacacaatgtgatacgacacaatgtgatacgactcaatgtgatacgacacaatgtgatacgacacaatgtgatacgacacaatgtgatacgactcaatgtgatacgacacaatgtgatatgacacaatgtcatacgatacgacgtgatacgacacaatgtgatacgacacaatgtgatacgacacaatgtgatacgacacaatgtgatacgacacaatgtgatacgactcaatgtgatacgacacaatgtgatatgacacaatgtgatacgatacgacgtgatatgactcaatgtgatacgacacaatgtgatacgactcaatgtgatacgacacaatgtgatacgacacaatgtgatacgatacgacgtgatatgactcaatgtgatacgacacaatgtgatacgactcaatgtgatacgacacaatgtgatacgacacaatgt